The following are encoded together in the bacterium genome:
- a CDS encoding efflux transporter outer membrane subunit codes for MSRLVPILVLALACAGCALRAPDVAVPAPPLPAAFDGDTGGVSAARTTWRDWLGDDDLAALVAEALASNQDLHIALQRIETARAAVRAATGALLPQVGLNVGAGIQKFGLYTMDGAGNRGTEIAPGRLIPVRLPDFTLGLEASWEVDLWGRLRSQREAALARHLASVDGTNLVLSALVADVASAYFDLLALDQIVAVLHTSASQQAEALEIVRLQKEAGRANELAVQQFEAQVADTQARERDVVQQVVETENRINVLLGRYPQPVPRKRELLFADPPAPLSTGVPSDLLRNRPDVRAAELAVRASELDVQAARAAFFPTLTITAGAGWDAFNTAFLFRTPESLAWSAAGGLVAPLVNRLALEAQFIGARANQIEALYEYQRTLLVAFTEVVNALSNVRQSDELLASRRRQKAALEQSIDTADALYRAGKATYLEVLLAQENALQADVDLAEAFRRRRVANVAVYKALGGGWR; via the coding sequence ATGAGCCGGCTGGTCCCGATCCTCGTGCTGGCGCTCGCGTGCGCCGGCTGCGCGCTGCGCGCGCCGGACGTCGCGGTTCCGGCGCCGCCGCTGCCCGCGGCGTTCGACGGCGACACGGGCGGCGTCAGCGCGGCGCGCACCACCTGGCGCGACTGGCTCGGCGACGACGATCTCGCCGCGCTCGTCGCGGAGGCCCTCGCGAGCAACCAGGATCTGCACATCGCGCTCCAGCGTATCGAGACGGCGCGCGCGGCCGTGCGCGCCGCCACCGGCGCGCTGCTGCCGCAGGTGGGCCTCAACGTCGGCGCCGGCATCCAGAAGTTCGGCCTCTACACGATGGACGGGGCCGGCAACCGCGGCACCGAGATCGCCCCCGGCCGCCTGATCCCGGTGCGCCTGCCGGACTTCACGCTCGGTCTCGAGGCGTCCTGGGAGGTCGATCTGTGGGGACGGCTGCGCAGCCAGCGCGAAGCGGCGCTCGCCCGCCACCTCGCGAGCGTCGACGGCACGAACCTCGTCCTCTCGGCGCTCGTCGCCGACGTCGCCTCGGCCTACTTCGACCTGCTCGCGCTCGATCAGATCGTCGCCGTGCTGCACACCTCGGCGTCGCAGCAGGCGGAGGCGCTGGAGATCGTGCGGCTCCAGAAGGAGGCGGGGCGCGCGAACGAGCTGGCCGTGCAGCAGTTCGAAGCCCAGGTGGCCGACACGCAGGCGCGCGAGCGCGACGTCGTCCAGCAGGTGGTCGAGACCGAGAACCGGATCAACGTGCTGCTCGGGCGCTATCCGCAGCCGGTGCCGCGCAAGCGCGAGCTCCTCTTCGCCGATCCGCCCGCGCCGCTGTCGACCGGCGTGCCGTCGGACCTCCTGCGCAACCGCCCCGACGTCCGCGCCGCCGAGCTCGCGGTGCGCGCGTCGGAGCTCGACGTGCAGGCGGCGCGCGCGGCGTTCTTTCCCACGCTCACGATCACGGCCGGCGCCGGGTGGGACGCCTTCAACACCGCCTTCCTCTTCCGCACGCCCGAGTCCCTGGCCTGGTCGGCGGCCGGAGGCCTGGTGGCGCCGCTCGTCAACCGGCTCGCGCTCGAGGCGCAGTTCATCGGCGCCCGCGCGAACCAGATCGAGGCGCTGTACGAGTATCAGCGCACGCTCCTCGTCGCCTTCACCGAGGTCGTGAACGCGCTCTCGAACGTCCGCCAGTCGGACGAGCTGCTCGCCTCGCGGCGGCGGCAGAAGGCCGCGCTCGAGCAGTCGATCGACACCGCCGACGCCCTCTACCGCGCCGGCAAGGCGACCTATCTGGAGGTGCTGCTGGCGCAGGAGAACGCGCTCCAGGCCGACGTCGATCTGGCCGAGGCGTTCCGTCGCCGGCGGGTGGCGAACGTCGCCGTCTACAAGGCCCTCGGCGGCGGCTGGCGGTAG